Proteins encoded by one window of Streptomyces sp. LX-29:
- a CDS encoding aldehyde dehydrogenase family protein, with protein sequence MAVPVWSVDPRTGEQRERVAAEATPEAVDGAVRAAHAAREALADRAVRAALLRAAAARLAEAEAELVAAADAETALGAARLSGELARTTGQLRAFAEVVDEGAFLDVVIDHADPGHTPPRPDLRRCKLPLGVVAVYAASNFPLAFSVPGGDTASALAAGCPVVIKAHPGHPATSELAARLLRRAAVDAGLPPEVIGLVHGFQAGLELVRHPLVAAAGFTGSVRGGRALYDAAAARPRPIPFHGELGSLNPVVVTPAAAEERAEEIGAGLAASMTLGNGQFCTKPGLVLAPAGTAGDRLLASLAKAVGAVAAGVLLDARMRESFVAGVGERTRLPDVQAPVLPGDGGGLAVRPGFLTVPAARLAADGPHDLLLEECFGPVTVVARYTERAELSAVLGRLAGNLTATVHLGDMEGAEPGGAGVSGEEAGGHAGGHDHGGYGDRDGYGGQGGQGDRGGQGGQGGQGGRGGRGEYGERGGYGARLLAELTPLAGRVVVNGWPTGVAVSHAQHHGGPYPATTSTATSVGATAVERWLRPVVYQDAPAALLPPELREENPLGLPRRVDGVLRAAPGAR encoded by the coding sequence GTGGCAGTACCCGTGTGGAGCGTCGACCCCCGAACCGGCGAGCAACGAGAGCGGGTGGCCGCCGAGGCGACGCCTGAGGCGGTCGACGGCGCCGTACGGGCCGCGCACGCCGCGCGGGAGGCGCTCGCCGACCGGGCGGTGCGGGCCGCGCTGTTGCGCGCCGCCGCCGCGCGGCTCGCGGAGGCGGAGGCGGAGCTGGTGGCGGCCGCCGACGCCGAGACCGCGCTGGGAGCGGCCCGGCTCAGCGGGGAGCTCGCCCGGACCACCGGCCAGCTGCGGGCCTTCGCGGAGGTCGTGGACGAGGGCGCGTTCCTGGACGTGGTCATCGACCACGCGGACCCCGGCCACACCCCGCCCCGCCCCGATCTGCGCCGCTGCAAGCTGCCGCTCGGCGTCGTGGCCGTCTACGCCGCGAGCAACTTCCCGCTGGCCTTCTCGGTGCCCGGCGGCGACACCGCCAGTGCCCTGGCCGCCGGCTGCCCGGTGGTGATCAAGGCGCACCCCGGCCACCCGGCCACCTCGGAGCTGGCCGCCCGCCTGCTGCGCCGCGCGGCCGTCGACGCGGGGCTGCCGCCGGAGGTCATCGGCCTGGTCCACGGCTTCCAGGCGGGCCTGGAGCTGGTCCGGCATCCGCTGGTGGCGGCGGCCGGCTTCACCGGCTCGGTGCGCGGCGGACGGGCGCTGTACGACGCGGCGGCCGCCCGGCCGCGGCCCATCCCCTTCCACGGCGAGCTGGGCAGCCTCAACCCGGTCGTGGTCACCCCGGCCGCGGCGGAGGAGCGCGCGGAGGAGATCGGGGCCGGACTCGCCGCGTCGATGACGCTCGGGAACGGCCAGTTCTGCACCAAGCCCGGCCTGGTCCTGGCCCCGGCCGGGACGGCCGGCGACCGGCTGCTCGCCTCCCTGGCGAAGGCCGTCGGGGCCGTGGCGGCGGGGGTGTTGCTGGACGCCAGGATGCGGGAGTCCTTCGTCGCGGGGGTGGGGGAGCGGACCCGGCTGCCCGACGTACAGGCCCCCGTCCTCCCGGGCGACGGGGGCGGGCTCGCCGTGCGCCCCGGGTTCCTCACCGTGCCCGCCGCGCGGCTCGCCGCGGACGGCCCGCACGACCTCCTGCTGGAGGAGTGCTTCGGGCCGGTCACGGTCGTCGCGCGCTATACGGAGCGGGCCGAGCTCAGCGCCGTACTGGGGCGCCTGGCCGGCAACCTCACCGCCACCGTGCACCTCGGCGACATGGAGGGCGCGGAACCCGGCGGGGCGGGCGTCAGCGGCGAGGAGGCGGGCGGCCACGCCGGCGGCCACGATCACGGCGGATATGGCGACCGGGACGGGTACGGCGGCCAAGGCGGCCAAGGTGACCGGGGCGGCCAAGGCGGCCAAGGCGGCCAAGGCGGCCGGGGCGGCCGGGGCGAGTACGGCGAGCGGGGCGGATACGGGGCGCGGCTGCTGGCCGAGCTCACCCCGCTCGCCGGCCGGGTGGTGGTCAACGGCTGGCCCACCGGCGTCGCGGTCAGCCACGCGCAGCACCACGGCGGTCCGTATCCCGCCACCACCTCCACCGCCACCTCGGTCGGCGCCACCGCCGTCGAACGCTGGCTGCGTCCCGTGGTCTACCAGGACGCCCCGGCCGCCCTGCTGCCGCCGGAGCTGCGCGAGGAGAACCCGCTGGGGCTGCCGCGCCGGGTCGACGGGGTCCTGCGGGCCGCCCCGGGAGCGCGCTGA
- a CDS encoding MarR family winged helix-turn-helix transcriptional regulator has translation MTSVDEGACTGLPTAAAGGRISHAVFRAARVHRAAAAMVLRETGLHPGQELLMMHLWDHGPQRQSELIKLLDLDPSTVSRMVQRLEQAGFVCRAPDPADRRAALVRTTEAGEALRAEVAAAWTELEERTVAGLDEDEQRELARLLGVLERNLCRAARQG, from the coding sequence ATGACATCCGTCGACGAGGGCGCCTGTACCGGCCTGCCCACCGCCGCCGCGGGCGGCCGCATCAGCCACGCGGTCTTCCGCGCCGCGCGGGTGCACCGGGCCGCGGCCGCCATGGTGCTGCGCGAGACCGGCCTGCACCCCGGCCAGGAACTGCTGATGATGCACCTGTGGGACCACGGCCCGCAGCGCCAGTCCGAGCTGATCAAGCTGCTGGACCTGGACCCTTCGACCGTGAGCCGGATGGTGCAGCGGTTGGAGCAGGCCGGCTTCGTGTGCCGCGCCCCGGACCCGGCAGACCGCCGCGCCGCCCTGGTGCGGACCACCGAGGCGGGCGAGGCGCTGCGTGCCGAGGTGGCGGCGGCCTGGACGGAGCTGGAGGAGCGCACCGTCGCCGGGCTGGACGAGGACGAACAGCGCGAGCTGGCCCGGCTCCTCGGCGTGCTGGAACGCAACCTGTGCCGGGCGGCGCGCCAGGGGTAG
- a CDS encoding histidine kinase: MAAGGIRRWVRAGLGRRARLRWVHLILGGALLMPYYLLAGVVLSVVWQAAAPMGGSVARQLVAFGLALPMAAGTALFPLVRPLAAAAARSLCAPRVEPATGPARSWDAHSRTVVWYTLHLALGGVVSGATLAVPPFAAYLLALPFLDSEIEGVSWPGRLADYSAPLCMAAGLGTLAALTAFAAAAGALLARCAPPLLGPTPADRLAAAEERAAELASRNRLARELHDSVGHALSAVTLQASAARKVLDTDPAFARQALAAIEETTRAAVGELDGVLGLLREDDPAGRASADGSPAAVPSPAPTLADLDVLLARTRAAGVTVEAVELARPEALDRLPLLVSREAYRIVQEGLSNALRHAGQVRVRLCVAVRAEGPAAPHPARGAFRPRQELEIRLENPVRGSGRRQRPGGGRGLRGVAERASALRGSADWGAHYGVWRLVVRVPLDSTPDAGGVGGRRSRPARRAA, from the coding sequence ATGGCGGCAGGGGGCATACGACGGTGGGTGCGGGCCGGGCTCGGAAGGCGCGCCCGGCTGCGCTGGGTCCATCTGATCCTCGGCGGCGCGCTGCTGATGCCCTACTACCTGCTCGCGGGGGTGGTGCTCAGCGTGGTCTGGCAGGCCGCGGCCCCCATGGGCGGCTCGGTGGCGCGGCAGTTGGTCGCGTTCGGCCTCGCGCTGCCGATGGCGGCCGGCACGGCGCTGTTCCCGCTCGTACGACCGCTGGCGGCGGCCGCGGCGCGCTCGCTGTGCGCGCCGCGGGTCGAGCCGGCCACCGGTCCGGCCCGGTCCTGGGACGCGCACAGCCGCACGGTCGTCTGGTACACGCTGCACCTGGCGTTGGGCGGCGTGGTCAGCGGGGCCACGCTGGCCGTGCCGCCGTTCGCGGCGTATCTGCTGGCGCTGCCGTTCCTCGACAGCGAGATCGAGGGGGTGAGCTGGCCGGGCCGGCTGGCCGACTACAGCGCCCCCCTGTGTATGGCCGCCGGGCTCGGCACGCTCGCCGCGCTGACCGCGTTCGCCGCCGCGGCGGGCGCACTGCTGGCCCGCTGTGCGCCGCCGCTGCTCGGCCCCACGCCCGCCGACCGGTTGGCCGCCGCCGAGGAGCGCGCCGCCGAGCTGGCCTCCCGCAACCGGCTCGCCCGCGAGCTGCACGACTCGGTGGGGCACGCGCTCAGCGCCGTCACCCTGCAGGCGAGCGCCGCGCGCAAGGTCCTGGACACCGATCCGGCCTTCGCCCGGCAGGCGTTGGCGGCGATCGAGGAGACCACCCGGGCGGCCGTCGGTGAACTCGACGGCGTGCTGGGGCTCTTGCGCGAGGACGATCCCGCCGGCCGGGCCTCCGCCGACGGCTCGCCGGCCGCGGTGCCCTCACCCGCCCCCACCCTGGCCGACCTGGACGTCCTGCTGGCCCGGACGCGCGCGGCGGGCGTCACCGTGGAGGCGGTCGAACTGGCCCGGCCCGAGGCGCTGGACCGACTGCCGCTGCTGGTCTCCCGGGAGGCGTACCGCATCGTGCAGGAGGGGCTGAGCAACGCGCTGCGGCACGCCGGCCAGGTGCGGGTGCGGCTGTGTGTCGCCGTGCGCGCCGAGGGGCCGGCGGCGCCGCACCCCGCGCGGGGCGCGTTCCGGCCCCGGCAGGAGCTGGAGATCCGGCTGGAGAACCCGGTGCGCGGCTCGGGTCGTCGGCAGCGGCCCGGCGGCGGCCGCGGGCTGCGCGGCGTCGCCGAGCGCGCCAGCGCGTTGCGCGGCAGCGCCGACTGGGGCGCGCACTACGGCGTGTGGCGGCTGGTGGTCCGGGTGCCGCTGGACTCGACCCCCGATGCGGGGGGGGTCGGCGGCCGCCGCAGCCGCCCCGCACGCCGCGCTGCCTGA
- a CDS encoding alkene reductase, with protein sequence MTTAFDPVHLAGARLANRIAMAPMTRSRAYGPTAAPTAATATYYAQRASAGLIITEGIQPSPVGQGYPDTPGLHSQEQVDAWRVVTDAVHARGGRIFAQLMHTGRVGHPVLLPDGLVPVAPSAIAAAGQVYTHQGPLDFVTPRELSDAEVRQTIADFATAARNAIAAGFDGVEIHGANGYLVQQFLAPNANRRTDEWGGSDAGRIRFAVEVTRAVADAIGAERTGLKLSPGNPYNDIQEPDPAPTYTALVDALEPLGLAYLHIAEAPGQRELTLALRKQYGGTLILNPAAGDRPAGPEDLTLIEDGAADLLAFGRLFLANPDLPRRLAAGGPYNAPDMSTFYGGDERGYTDYPSLAD encoded by the coding sequence ATGACCACCGCCTTCGACCCCGTCCACCTCGCCGGCGCCCGCCTGGCCAACCGCATCGCCATGGCCCCCATGACCCGCAGCCGGGCCTACGGGCCGACCGCCGCCCCGACCGCCGCCACCGCCACCTACTACGCGCAGCGCGCCTCCGCCGGGCTGATCATCACCGAGGGCATCCAGCCGTCCCCGGTGGGCCAGGGCTACCCCGACACCCCCGGTCTGCACAGCCAGGAGCAGGTCGACGCATGGCGCGTGGTCACCGACGCCGTGCACGCGCGCGGCGGTCGGATCTTCGCCCAGCTGATGCACACCGGCCGGGTCGGCCACCCGGTGCTGTTGCCCGACGGGCTCGTCCCGGTGGCCCCCTCCGCCATCGCCGCCGCGGGGCAGGTGTACACCCATCAGGGGCCGCTGGACTTCGTCACCCCGCGCGAGCTGAGCGACGCCGAGGTCCGGCAGACCATCGCCGACTTCGCCACCGCAGCCCGCAACGCGATCGCGGCCGGCTTCGACGGCGTGGAGATCCACGGCGCCAACGGCTACCTGGTGCAGCAGTTCCTGGCCCCGAACGCCAACCGGCGCACCGACGAGTGGGGCGGCTCCGACGCCGGCCGCATCCGGTTCGCGGTCGAGGTGACCCGCGCGGTCGCCGACGCGATCGGCGCCGAGCGCACCGGCCTCAAGCTGTCCCCGGGCAACCCCTACAACGACATCCAGGAGCCCGACCCGGCCCCCACCTACACCGCCCTGGTCGACGCCCTCGAACCGCTCGGCCTCGCCTACCTCCACATCGCCGAGGCGCCGGGCCAGCGCGAGCTCACCCTCGCCCTGCGCAAGCAGTACGGCGGCACCCTCATCCTCAACCCCGCCGCCGGCGATCGCCCCGCCGGGCCGGAGGACCTCACCCTGATCGAGGACGGCGCCGCCGACCTGCTCGCCTTCGGCAGGCTCTTCCTGGCCAACCCCGACCTGCCCCGCCGCCTCGCCGCGGGCGGACCGTACAACGCCCCGGACATGTCCACCTTCTACGGCGGTGACGAGCGCGGCTACACCGACTACCCCTCCCTCGCCGACTGA
- a CDS encoding aminotransferase class V-fold PLP-dependent enzyme, whose translation MESLARAEFAPTTTYLNSASSGLLPARATTALKEALDTAARGGDWVDAAFAAVEECRAAYARMVDVPARRVAVGGSVAVYVGLIAAALPPGAEVLVADNDFSSLVNPFVTRRDLTVRTVPLERLAEAVRPHTALVAVSAVQSADGRLADLDAIAAAARAHGARTLVDASQSAGWLPLRADAYDYTVAVGFKWLLAPRGGVAYLTVPEDLGGLHPLFAGWIAGEKPADSCYGPIAELAHSARRFDESPALLTYVAAQHSLALIEKLGPESIGAHDTALADRFRTGLAAQGHTPVPAPGSAIVAVPGLGHAAARLAERDVYVSERDGNLRAAFHLYNTAADVDRLLEELAALPGSA comes from the coding sequence ATGGAGAGCCTGGCACGCGCCGAGTTCGCGCCCACGACGACCTACCTCAACTCCGCTTCCAGCGGGCTGCTCCCGGCCCGCGCCACGACCGCCCTCAAAGAGGCCCTGGACACCGCCGCCCGCGGCGGCGACTGGGTCGACGCCGCCTTCGCGGCGGTGGAGGAGTGCCGCGCCGCCTACGCCCGGATGGTCGACGTGCCCGCGCGTCGCGTCGCGGTGGGCGGCTCGGTCGCCGTCTACGTCGGACTGATCGCCGCCGCACTGCCACCCGGCGCCGAAGTCCTCGTCGCCGACAACGACTTCAGCTCGCTGGTCAACCCCTTCGTGACGCGCCGTGACCTCACGGTGCGCACCGTGCCGCTGGAGCGGCTGGCGGAGGCGGTGCGCCCGCACACCGCGCTCGTCGCGGTCAGCGCCGTGCAGTCCGCCGACGGCCGGCTCGCCGACCTCGACGCCATCGCGGCCGCGGCCCGCGCCCACGGCGCCCGCACCCTGGTCGACGCCAGTCAGTCCGCCGGCTGGCTGCCGCTGCGGGCCGACGCCTACGACTACACCGTGGCCGTCGGCTTCAAGTGGCTGCTGGCCCCGCGCGGCGGCGTGGCCTATCTGACCGTCCCCGAGGACCTCGGTGGACTCCACCCGCTCTTCGCCGGCTGGATCGCCGGCGAGAAGCCGGCGGACAGCTGCTACGGACCGATCGCGGAGCTCGCCCACTCCGCTCGCCGCTTCGACGAGAGCCCCGCCCTGCTGACCTACGTCGCCGCCCAGCACTCCCTCGCGCTCATCGAGAAGCTGGGCCCCGAGAGCATCGGCGCCCACGACACCGCCCTCGCCGACCGCTTCCGAACCGGACTCGCCGCGCAGGGCCACACGCCGGTGCCCGCCCCCGGATCCGCCATCGTCGCGGTGCCGGGACTCGGCCACGCGGCGGCCCGGCTGGCGGAGCGGGACGTGTACGTCTCCGAGCGCGACGGCAACCTGCGCGCCGCCTTCCACCTCTACAACACCGCCGCCGACGTCGACCGGCTGCTGGAGGAGCTGGCCGCCCTGCCGGGCTCGGCGTGA
- a CDS encoding class I SAM-dependent methyltransferase, giving the protein MTRSAHTPHGARLRAYWETTGAAHTFTHPLDAELLARHVPAGAAILDYGCGYGRLTAELTALGYADVRGVDRSAALVARGRADHPGLRLTHFERLPLSFASDSFDAALLFAVLTCVPEDRAQAETVAELARLLRPGGVLYLSDVPLQDDPHHRRSYRERRPEGGAYGTFEIEDGGVFRHQDPARLRESLERGGFEVAEEREDAVPTLDGRTVVRLQLIARRTAD; this is encoded by the coding sequence ATGACCCGATCGGCTCATACGCCCCACGGGGCACGGCTGCGCGCGTACTGGGAGACCACCGGCGCCGCGCACACCTTCACCCACCCGCTCGACGCGGAGCTGCTGGCCCGGCATGTGCCGGCCGGCGCCGCGATCCTCGACTACGGCTGCGGCTACGGACGGCTGACCGCCGAGCTGACCGCCCTCGGCTACGCCGACGTGCGGGGCGTGGACCGGTCCGCCGCCCTCGTCGCGCGCGGCCGCGCGGACCATCCGGGGCTGCGGCTGACGCACTTCGAGCGACTGCCGCTCTCCTTCGCCTCCGACTCCTTCGACGCCGCACTGCTGTTCGCGGTGTTGACCTGCGTCCCCGAGGATCGGGCGCAGGCGGAGACGGTGGCCGAGCTGGCGCGGCTGCTGCGCCCCGGCGGGGTGCTCTATCTGAGCGACGTGCCCCTCCAGGACGACCCGCACCACCGGCGCTCCTACCGCGAGCGGCGACCGGAGGGCGGGGCGTACGGCACCTTCGAGATCGAGGACGGCGGGGTGTTCCGACACCAGGACCCGGCACGGCTGCGGGAGTCGCTGGAGCGCGGCGGCTTCGAGGTGGCGGAGGAGCGCGAGGACGCCGTCCCCACGCTCGACGGCCGGACCGTCGTCCGGCTCCAGCTCATCGCGCGGCGCACCGCCGACTGA